From the genome of Chroicocephalus ridibundus chromosome 1, bChrRid1.1, whole genome shotgun sequence, one region includes:
- the GJB2 gene encoding gap junction beta-2 protein — MDWGSLQAVLGGVNKHSTSIGKIWLTVLFIFRIMILVVAAERVWGDEQQDFVCNTLQPGCRNVCYDHFFPISHIRLWALQLIFVSTPALLVAMHVAYTRHEKKRRFRNGEKIDIEELKNEKIHIRGPLWWTYTSSIFFRIIFEAVFMYVFYYMYDGYQMPRLVKCDAWPCPNTVDCFVSRPTEKTTFTIFMLAVSGICMMLNLAEFCYLVIKICMKEPRKTTVLK; from the coding sequence atggaTTGGGGAAGTCTGCAGGCCGTTTTAGGAGGCGTAAATAAACACTCCACCAGTATCGGGAAGATATGGCTTACGGTCCTGTTCATCTTCCGTATCATGATCCTGGTTGTGGCTGCGGAGAGAGTCTGGGGAGACGAACAACAAGATTTTGTCTGCAACACACTTCAGCCTGGGTGCAGAAATGTTTGCTATGATCACTTCTTCCCCATCTCTCACATCAGACTCTGGGCCCTGCAGCTGATCTTTGTTTCCACACCTGCGCTGCTGGTGGCCATGCACGTAGCTTACACCAGGCACGAGAAGAAAAGGCGGTTCAGAAATGGTGAGAAAATTGATATTGaggaactgaaaaatgaaaagattcaCATTCGGGGCCCCCTGTGGTGGACGTACACCAGCAGCATCTTCTTCAGGATCATCTTTGAAGCAGTCTTCATGTACGTGTTCTATTACATGTACGATGGGTACCAGATGCCTCGCCTGGTGAAGTGCGATGCATGGCCCTGCCCCAACACAGTGGACTGTTTTGTGTCTCGGCCCACTGAGAAAACCACATTTACTATTTTCATGCTTGCTGTGTCTGGGATCTGCATGATGTTGAATCTGGCTGAGTTTTGTTACCTAGTGATAAAAATCTGCATGAAAGAACCCAGGAAAACAACGGTTTTAAAATAA